In a single window of the Anaerotruncus rubiinfantis genome:
- a CDS encoding GNAT family N-acetyltransferase: MNLETRRLILRPWRDTDAEDLFAYAKDPLVGPAAGWPPHTSVEDSRGIIRTVLSAPETYAVVLKETGQPVGSAGLMIGKASNFQIGENEGELGYWIGVPYWGKGLIPEAARELLRHGFENLHLEKIWCGYFDGNEKSRRVQEKCGFVYHHTNKEIACELMGDIRTEHISCLTKDAWKSAR, translated from the coding sequence ATGAATCTGGAAACGCGCCGGTTGATTTTGCGTCCATGGCGGGACACGGATGCGGAAGATTTATTTGCATATGCAAAAGATCCCCTGGTGGGCCCGGCCGCAGGCTGGCCGCCGCATACAAGTGTGGAAGACAGCCGCGGGATCATAAGGACCGTGCTGTCCGCGCCCGAGACTTATGCGGTTGTGCTCAAAGAAACCGGACAGCCCGTGGGAAGTGCCGGACTTATGATCGGGAAGGCAAGCAACTTTCAAATTGGCGAAAACGAGGGGGAACTCGGTTATTGGATCGGGGTGCCGTATTGGGGAAAGGGGCTCATCCCCGAAGCGGCGCGGGAGCTGCTGCGGCATGGTTTTGAGAATTTGCACCTGGAAAAAATCTGGTGCGGCTATTTTGACGGCAACGAAAAATCCCGCCGTGTGCAGGAAAAATGTGGATTCGTCTATCATCACACAAATAAGGAAATCGCATGTGAGCTGATGGGGGATATCCGGACAGAACATATTTCCTGCTTGACAAAAGACGCCTGGAAAAGCGCCCGGTAA
- a CDS encoding VOC family protein: protein MEDALKIKLYAFTVDCKNPQELAAFYAALLHWEIPFSNEEWACLGAPGTNQGEYPGILFQRNPTYEPPVWPQEPQAQQQMAHMDFAVNDLEKAVQHAVDCGAKVADKQFSDDWRVMFDPAGHPFCLCQMKSVIESPYFALR, encoded by the coding sequence ATGGAGGACGCGCTGAAAATTAAACTGTACGCATTTACGGTGGATTGCAAAAATCCACAGGAACTGGCGGCATTCTATGCGGCGCTGCTTCATTGGGAAATCCCGTTTTCCAATGAAGAATGGGCGTGCCTGGGCGCTCCGGGAACCAATCAGGGGGAATATCCCGGCATCCTGTTCCAGCGAAACCCCACGTATGAACCGCCCGTATGGCCGCAGGAGCCGCAAGCGCAGCAGCAGATGGCGCATATGGATTTTGCTGTGAACGATCTGGAAAAAGCCGTCCAGCATGCGGTCGATTGTGGGGCGAAGGTGGCGGACAAGCAGTTCTCCGATGACTGGAGGGTGATGTTTGATCCCGCCGGGCACCCGTTTTGCTTATGCCAGATGAAATCAGTCATCGAGAGTCCCTATTTTGCACTGCGATAG
- a CDS encoding HD domain-containing phosphohydrolase: protein MIFVAVPLTALSCYLFLLLAFLAAKKNKVIYSFIALLIIFIMWTGGSFFMRMQLYPGVPFWCQVSNLGMFCIPLFYYNFMCDFLGYKGYFLRGAWTAGTAIILIMSLCDVFITNPQVLDIGDGQASFIYDMSPLVAIPVFFCMAVVLSIILMVVKDIKKNGTASTRITPVLIGLAILFFGNIAASFPFIGRFPGDTLSGIINAGFMFYALYKRRLFKLTLLVSRGTTYLLAAIFSSLLFINMVRPLEDFIRRFFPQFSDSTTLVIAIVFAVLTFTMYKLMKTLLDNLFIKEEAARTQQLRDFSTNISKSLNLDDILDQLVTVVKSAVDVEKVYVCLADDKTQFYRTMASASPLDSHSFAISFTNPCVRWMREQENCLILKEFSRTVPYKSMWESEKRQLRDLDIECLVPLVCDEELVGILCLAKKYKHDNYTFDDVTFLESVNSIVSIAIKNAKLYEKAYYESRIDNLTGLLNRKFFYEKLDEEFERCRDRSLALVILNVDDFKLYNQLYGNMEGDLALQSIARIITACVGQNGIPARYGGKEFAIILPCYDAMAAYNLACTIKQQIIDMNKHAKGAALRALTLSGGVCAYPYAASNVKQLVGNADMAVFNAKRSGKNKIIIYSLQKKGELIDVKDSPVATGVYAEYASTIYALTAAIDAKDHYTFSHSQNVAEYSTALAVALNLNKDHIEIIREAALLHDIGKIGIPEEILNKPGRLTREEFETMKTHVEHSIAMIRHLPSLDYVIPAVIGHHERWDGKGYPRGISGEDIPIAARCLAIADSFDAMTSKRSYKQALPVDFAIKEIEDQAGRQFDPRLAKVFVEEVRAGRIQVHPYVTENS, encoded by the coding sequence ATGATCTTTGTAGCAGTCCCGCTGACCGCCCTTTCCTGCTATCTGTTTTTGCTGCTTGCCTTCCTGGCCGCAAAGAAAAACAAGGTGATCTATTCGTTCATCGCGCTGCTGATCATCTTCATCATGTGGACCGGCGGCTCTTTCTTCATGCGCATGCAGCTCTATCCCGGCGTCCCGTTCTGGTGCCAGGTTTCAAACCTCGGCATGTTCTGCATCCCGCTTTTCTACTACAATTTCATGTGTGATTTCCTTGGTTACAAGGGGTATTTCCTGCGCGGCGCCTGGACGGCGGGCACGGCGATCATCCTCATCATGAGCCTATGCGATGTGTTCATCACCAACCCGCAGGTTCTGGACATCGGTGACGGGCAGGCCAGCTTTATCTACGACATGAGCCCGCTGGTTGCGATCCCGGTCTTTTTCTGCATGGCGGTGGTGCTCTCGATCATCCTGATGGTGGTCAAGGACATCAAAAAGAACGGCACAGCCTCCACCAGAATCACGCCGGTGCTAATCGGGCTGGCAATCCTCTTTTTCGGCAACATCGCGGCCTCCTTCCCATTCATCGGCCGTTTTCCCGGCGATACCCTCTCCGGCATCATCAATGCCGGTTTCATGTTCTACGCGCTCTATAAGCGCAGGCTGTTCAAATTGACCCTGCTTGTCTCGCGCGGCACCACCTATCTGCTCGCCGCGATCTTCTCCTCTCTGCTCTTCATCAACATGGTGCGGCCGCTGGAGGATTTCATCCGGCGTTTCTTCCCGCAGTTCTCCGATTCGACCACGCTGGTCATCGCAATTGTCTTTGCGGTGCTCACCTTCACCATGTATAAACTGATGAAAACACTGCTCGACAACCTCTTCATCAAGGAGGAGGCCGCCCGCACCCAGCAGCTGCGCGATTTCTCCACGAATATTTCCAAAAGCCTGAATCTGGATGACATTCTCGACCAGCTTGTCACCGTCGTCAAGAGCGCGGTCGACGTGGAAAAGGTCTATGTCTGTCTTGCGGATGACAAAACCCAGTTTTACCGGACAATGGCGTCAGCCAGTCCGCTCGACTCCCACAGCTTTGCAATCTCGTTTACCAACCCCTGCGTGCGGTGGATGCGCGAGCAGGAAAACTGTCTCATCCTCAAGGAATTTTCCCGCACCGTACCGTATAAATCGATGTGGGAAAGCGAGAAGCGGCAGCTGCGCGATCTGGACATCGAATGTCTCGTACCGCTCGTCTGCGACGAGGAGCTGGTCGGCATCCTGTGCCTTGCCAAAAAGTATAAGCACGACAATTACACCTTTGACGACGTAACCTTCCTGGAATCGGTCAACTCGATCGTTTCCATCGCCATCAAAAACGCGAAGCTCTATGAAAAAGCTTACTATGAATCCCGCATCGACAATCTCACCGGGCTTCTGAACCGCAAATTCTTCTACGAAAAACTGGACGAGGAATTCGAACGCTGCCGTGACCGTTCGCTTGCGCTCGTGATCCTCAATGTCGACGATTTCAAGCTCTATAACCAGCTTTACGGCAATATGGAGGGCGACCTCGCACTGCAGAGTATCGCGCGGATCATCACTGCCTGTGTCGGGCAGAATGGTATTCCCGCCCGGTACGGCGGCAAGGAATTTGCCATCATCCTGCCCTGTTACGACGCGATGGCGGCCTATAACCTCGCCTGTACGATCAAGCAGCAGATCATTGATATGAATAAGCATGCCAAAGGAGCCGCGCTGCGGGCGCTTACCCTCTCCGGCGGCGTCTGCGCTTATCCTTATGCCGCGTCGAATGTCAAACAGCTGGTCGGCAATGCCGATATGGCGGTATTCAACGCCAAACGCAGCGGGAAAAACAAGATCATCATCTATTCGCTTCAGAAAAAGGGCGAGCTGATCGATGTGAAAGATTCCCCTGTGGCAACAGGCGTCTACGCCGAATATGCCTCCACGATCTACGCGCTGACCGCCGCGATTGACGCCAAGGACCATTACACCTTCAGCCACTCGCAGAATGTGGCGGAATATTCCACCGCTTTGGCGGTTGCGCTGAACCTCAACAAGGACCACATCGAAATCATCCGTGAGGCCGCTTTGCTGCACGACATCGGCAAAATCGGCATCCCGGAGGAGATCCTCAACAAACCTGGCAGGCTGACCCGGGAGGAATTTGAAACGATGAAAACCCATGTGGAGCATTCGATCGCCATGATCCGCCACCTGCCCTCGCTTGATTACGTCATCCCGGCCGTCATCGGCCACCACGAACGCTGGGACGGCAAAGGCTACCCGCGCGGCATCTCCGGGGAGGATATCCCCATCGCGGCCCGCTGCCTTGCAATCGCCGATTCGTTCGACGCAATGACCTCCAAACGTTCCTATAAGCAGGCTCTTCCGGTCGATTTCGCCATTAAGGAGATCGAAGATCAGGCCGGGCGCCAGTTCGACCCAAGGCTTGCGAAGGTCTTTGTGGAAGAGGTTCGCGCGGGTAGGATTCAGGTGCATCCTTATGTAACAGAAAATAGCTGA
- a CDS encoding GH3 family domain-containing protein produces the protein MNFEEKLKKQQFDLLWQEYCGFLDLDLPSYMEIQKRLMLEQIQMWCNCELGRRILPGLPPHTIDEFRARVPLTDYADYADVLLQKRGDMLPDDPVIWIQTTWESGKHPVKLAPYTKSMLDVYKNNVISCLVLSTSNERGKFNVGHNDKMLYGLAPLPYATGILPLILGDEMSMEFLPPVKVAEKMSFSQRNKLGFKLGFQKGIDIFFGLSSVAYYISSSFGDMISSKGASGAAHDGGHSLRFSPKMIYRYLSARYHSKKNGTPIMPKDVFRLKGFVCAGTDSSHYKRALEEFWGVRPLEIMAGTEPTCIGCESWEKNGLYLFPDACFYEFIPENEMLRNFTDPSYKPKTYLMDELVPNQNYELVISVFKGGAFMRYRVGDVYRCLGMGSQSSGIRLPRFAYVDRVPTVIDIGGFTRITEASIEEVIRLSKLGIAEWFALKEYNEEGRPYLHMYVEMSQEAVESSALSRQVLEEHLSVYFTYFDSDYHDLKRLLGIDPLKITFLKSGTVAAYRKATGHTIRRINPSSYDMLELLRFQERDLSLEGGCVYL, from the coding sequence ATGAACTTTGAGGAGAAGCTCAAAAAACAGCAGTTTGATCTGCTCTGGCAGGAGTATTGCGGCTTTTTGGACCTGGATCTCCCCTCCTATATGGAGATCCAGAAACGTCTGATGCTTGAGCAGATTCAAATGTGGTGCAACTGCGAGCTGGGGAGACGTATCCTTCCCGGCTTGCCGCCGCATACCATCGATGAGTTTCGCGCGCGCGTACCGCTGACCGATTATGCGGATTACGCCGACGTCCTGCTCCAGAAACGCGGCGACATGCTCCCGGACGACCCGGTCATCTGGATTCAGACCACCTGGGAAAGCGGCAAACATCCGGTCAAGCTCGCTCCTTACACCAAGAGCATGCTCGACGTCTATAAAAACAATGTCATCTCCTGCCTCGTGCTGTCCACCAGCAACGAGCGCGGGAAATTCAATGTGGGCCACAACGACAAAATGCTCTATGGCCTTGCGCCGCTGCCCTACGCCACCGGCATCCTGCCGCTCATCCTGGGAGATGAGATGAGCATGGAGTTTCTGCCGCCGGTCAAGGTTGCGGAGAAGATGTCCTTCTCCCAGCGCAACAAGCTCGGCTTCAAGCTCGGTTTCCAAAAAGGGATCGACATCTTTTTCGGCCTGAGCAGCGTGGCCTATTACATCAGCAGCAGCTTCGGGGATATGATCTCCTCCAAGGGGGCTTCCGGCGCTGCACATGACGGCGGTCATTCGCTCCGCTTCTCTCCGAAGATGATCTACCGTTACCTTTCCGCCCGCTACCACAGCAAAAAGAACGGCACGCCGATCATGCCCAAGGATGTTTTCCGCCTCAAGGGCTTCGTCTGTGCGGGCACCGACAGCAGCCACTATAAGCGCGCGCTCGAGGAATTCTGGGGCGTGCGGCCACTGGAAATCATGGCGGGGACCGAGCCCACCTGCATCGGCTGTGAAAGCTGGGAGAAAAACGGGCTTTACCTCTTCCCGGACGCCTGTTTCTATGAATTCATCCCGGAAAACGAGATGCTGCGCAACTTTACGGACCCCTCTTACAAACCCAAGACCTATCTCATGGACGAGCTGGTCCCGAACCAGAACTACGAGCTGGTCATCAGTGTCTTTAAGGGCGGCGCCTTCATGCGTTACCGTGTGGGCGACGTTTACCGGTGCCTCGGGATGGGCAGCCAATCCTCCGGTATCCGCCTGCCGCGGTTCGCTTATGTCGACCGGGTTCCCACTGTCATCGATATCGGTGGCTTCACCCGCATCACCGAGGCCTCCATCGAGGAGGTCATCCGGCTTTCAAAGCTCGGGATCGCCGAATGGTTCGCCCTCAAGGAATACAACGAGGAGGGCCGGCCGTATCTGCATATGTACGTTGAAATGAGCCAGGAGGCGGTCGAATCGAGCGCGCTCTCCCGCCAGGTGCTGGAGGAGCATCTGAGCGTCTACTTCACCTATTTCGACAGCGATTACCACGACCTGAAACGGCTGCTCGGCATCGATCCGCTCAAGATCACCTTCCTGAAATCCGGAACGGTCGCCGCCTATCGGAAAGCCACCGGGCACACGATCCGACGGATCAACCCGTCCTCCTATGATATGCTCGAACTGCTGCGTTTCCAGGAACGCGACCTCTCGCTGGAAGGGGGCTGCGTCTACTTATGA
- a CDS encoding RNA polymerase sigma factor — MYLSLLEEDQDKSKFETLYLTYRQMMFRTANSILHDPQLAEDAVQQAFLRILGHMDKITSAECPQTKSFVVIIVRNIAINLYNSRRRHAVLSLDELEDWTPGDLSPAGAVEAQDDYERLAGLIASLPESYRGVLMLKYDNGYSTKEIAQMLGLSEENVKKRIQRARKKLEQVMGGVKAP; from the coding sequence GTGTATCTATCCTTGCTTGAGGAGGATCAGGACAAGTCAAAGTTTGAAACACTTTATCTCACCTATCGCCAGATGATGTTCCGCACAGCAAACAGCATCCTGCATGACCCACAGCTCGCAGAGGATGCGGTGCAGCAGGCTTTTCTGCGCATCCTTGGCCATATGGATAAAATTACCTCTGCCGAGTGTCCCCAAACCAAAAGTTTCGTGGTTATTATAGTTAGAAACATCGCGATCAATCTCTACAATTCCCGCAGACGGCACGCGGTTCTTTCGCTCGACGAGCTGGAAGACTGGACGCCCGGCGACCTTTCGCCTGCCGGCGCAGTCGAAGCGCAGGACGATTACGAACGCCTCGCGGGATTGATTGCCAGCCTGCCGGAGAGTTACCGCGGCGTGCTTATGCTTAAGTACGACAACGGCTACTCCACCAAAGAGATTGCGCAGATGCTCGGGCTATCCGAAGAAAACGTGAAAAAACGGATTCAGCGGGCCAGGAAGAAACTTGAACAGGTGATGGGAGGTGTGAAGGCGCCATGA
- a CDS encoding DUF4367 domain-containing protein, with translation MMMDDELFARAARKAAGQMLEELPSGEQPEHQFSETFEKKMEKMLRSQRRPQWQRSLGRISRRAAVLALVAFVGLSACLMGVEAWRAQFFQMVEEKFPDHSRITFENTSGREVPEGPFIPYEITDIPDGFTCTQFSYSDFFNYAVYEDGEEHMISFDQNRIDSIAIGLNTEGASLEPITLNGEPAQFLSNLGMQTVLWYDDQYCFMLTSDLPREETLRIAGSVRVKNVPEGLPSGFDADMAADRGDVVLAPEDNRNLDKLDRFMKNFAAGVPDEITLSIFTGTGGIRLRSLAYDGSKITFYRDDSFDKESDQPWVQQEDFDSIEIAEEPLDGKTTYIINLYSSHYDHPTEVASYR, from the coding sequence ATGATGATGGATGACGAACTATTTGCGCGCGCGGCGAGAAAAGCGGCCGGGCAGATGCTCGAAGAACTCCCGTCTGGAGAGCAGCCGGAACACCAGTTCTCCGAAACCTTTGAAAAGAAAATGGAAAAAATGCTGCGTTCACAGCGCCGCCCGCAGTGGCAGCGCAGCCTGGGCAGGATTTCCCGCCGCGCGGCGGTGCTCGCGCTGGTGGCGTTTGTGGGGCTTTCCGCCTGCCTGATGGGCGTGGAGGCTTGGCGCGCACAATTTTTTCAGATGGTGGAGGAAAAATTCCCCGACCACAGCCGCATCACCTTTGAAAACACCTCGGGCAGGGAAGTGCCGGAAGGCCCGTTCATCCCGTACGAGATCACCGATATTCCGGACGGGTTTACCTGCACCCAGTTTTCTTACAGTGATTTCTTTAATTATGCCGTCTATGAGGACGGCGAAGAGCACATGATTTCGTTTGACCAGAACAGGATCGATTCGATTGCCATCGGGCTCAACACCGAGGGCGCGAGCTTGGAGCCGATCACCCTGAACGGCGAACCGGCCCAGTTTTTAAGCAATCTTGGGATGCAGACGGTGCTTTGGTACGACGACCAGTACTGCTTTATGCTCACCAGCGACCTGCCGCGTGAAGAGACGCTGCGGATAGCCGGGAGCGTGCGTGTCAAAAATGTACCGGAAGGCCTGCCCAGCGGCTTTGACGCCGACATGGCGGCGGACAGGGGCGATGTGGTGCTGGCGCCGGAAGATAACCGAAATCTTGACAAACTCGACCGATTCATGAAAAATTTTGCCGCCGGGGTACCGGATGAGATCACGCTCAGCATTTTTACCGGGACAGGCGGCATCCGGCTGAGAAGCCTTGCGTATGATGGTTCCAAGATCACTTTTTACAGGGACGATTCCTTCGACAAGGAATCGGATCAGCCCTGGGTTCAACAGGAGGATTTTGACAGCATTGAGATCGCAGAGGAACCTTTGGATGGCAAAACGACCTATATCATCAATCTTTACAGCAGCCATTATGACCATCCGACCGAGGTAGCCAGCTACCGATAG
- a CDS encoding immunoglobulin-like domain-containing protein gives MFKKQLGAALALLLLLSACTQPAPRPSSSAPGPGSSSLAASSAPEPSSGPPPSASADGPDASQPERQDASSDAAQSSLPAGPSVGPSSAPEPQELPETPASSSAPDPLQIEVMADRADETSIYMKAAAESYPSDAKSITFEITNGSAQEISSGTYFTLEKKEDGQWNKVRFKDDTAFADIAQLIPPGQSVEEKIALDIFAQPLSTGEYRVSKEFAGPEYSFTLSAGFSLGAPEGTLELKKPKSVRISIGNGKYMTKTTLTLKQKYEGKSPVSFVMEKLDTFHPVKEDMKLGGAAETDGALLTLIYPDGMQRELFVDPNAFIENPDGTMTKITHLLVDGQQWYYSLDADIYSELMDCAMKFGGEPELQEP, from the coding sequence ATGTTTAAAAAACAGCTTGGGGCGGCCTTGGCGCTGCTCCTGCTTTTATCCGCATGTACACAGCCTGCGCCCAGACCGTCTTCTTCGGCCCCGGGCCCGGGCAGTTCATCTTTGGCGGCATCTTCCGCTCCGGAACCTTCGTCCGGGCCGCCGCCGTCCGCTTCGGCTGATGGTCCGGATGCTTCGCAGCCCGAGCGGCAGGACGCTTCGTCCGACGCGGCGCAGAGCTCCCTGCCGGCCGGTCCGTCCGTGGGCCCATCTTCGGCGCCCGAACCGCAGGAACTGCCGGAAACGCCCGCTTCTTCGAGTGCGCCGGACCCGCTGCAGATTGAAGTGATGGCCGACCGCGCGGATGAAACAAGTATTTATATGAAGGCTGCGGCTGAGAGCTATCCCTCCGATGCGAAAAGCATCACCTTCGAAATTACCAACGGCAGCGCGCAGGAAATCTCCAGCGGCACCTATTTCACGCTGGAGAAAAAGGAAGACGGGCAGTGGAACAAGGTGCGTTTCAAAGACGACACCGCCTTTGCCGATATCGCTCAGCTGATCCCGCCGGGTCAGTCGGTGGAGGAAAAGATCGCGCTCGACATCTTTGCCCAGCCACTGTCCACTGGCGAATACCGTGTAAGCAAAGAATTTGCCGGACCGGAATATTCGTTTACCCTTTCCGCCGGGTTTTCGCTCGGCGCGCCCGAAGGGACGCTCGAACTGAAAAAGCCGAAATCGGTCAGAATTTCGATCGGAAACGGCAAGTATATGACCAAAACGACCCTGACCCTCAAACAGAAATATGAGGGAAAATCCCCGGTATCTTTCGTGATGGAGAAGCTCGACACCTTCCATCCGGTGAAGGAGGATATGAAGCTTGGGGGCGCGGCGGAAACTGACGGTGCTCTGCTGACGCTGATCTATCCGGACGGGATGCAGAGGGAATTGTTTGTCGATCCGAATGCATTTATTGAAAACCCGGACGGTACGATGACGAAAATCACCCATCTGCTTGTCGACGGACAGCAGTGGTACTATTCGCTCGACGCGGATATCTACAGCGAGCTCATGGACTGCGCCATGAAATTTGGCGGGGAGCCGGAGCTGCAGGAACCATAG
- a CDS encoding DUF3795 domain-containing protein — protein sequence MKMPAEGITADFFAPCGMNCMVCYKHCYHKKPCAGCLRGEDGKPEHCRNCRIYDCVKEKGLSYCYECPAFPCKWIKNLEKSYHKRYGTSLLKNSLFVKTHGLAAFLKWQKDAFTCPACGGVFSIHDRECSECQAKMPSTGEEREAAGNGTA from the coding sequence ATGAAAATGCCTGCGGAAGGGATCACAGCGGATTTTTTCGCGCCGTGCGGAATGAATTGCATGGTCTGCTATAAGCACTGTTATCATAAAAAGCCGTGCGCGGGCTGTCTGCGCGGTGAGGATGGGAAACCGGAACATTGCCGGAATTGCAGGATTTATGACTGCGTAAAGGAGAAGGGCCTTTCCTATTGTTATGAATGTCCCGCTTTCCCCTGTAAATGGATCAAAAATCTGGAGAAAAGCTATCACAAACGCTATGGGACAAGCCTTCTGAAAAACAGCCTGTTTGTAAAAACACATGGGCTGGCGGCTTTTCTAAAATGGCAGAAAGATGCCTTTACCTGCCCGGCTTGCGGCGGAGTATTTTCAATCCATGACCGGGAATGCAGCGAATGCCAGGCAAAGATGCCCTCAACTGGGGAAGAACGGGAGGCGGCGGGGAATGGGACTGCGTGA
- a CDS encoding NUDIX hydrolase, with amino-acid sequence MGLRETIAAYRPVNEQETADQALMLCMIDRFPDTILTRECPASHLTASGFVVNEKRDKALMVYHNIYQSWSWTGGHADGDCDLLAVAMREAKEETGITRLRPLCREIAGLDVLGVTPHRKHGAYISAHLHLTASFLLEAPEDQPLAEKPDENSAVGWILLAQLAEYVTERHMLPVYQKLMEKLKSL; translated from the coding sequence ATGGGACTGCGTGAAACGATTGCGGCTTACCGGCCGGTGAACGAGCAGGAAACGGCGGACCAGGCGCTGATGCTCTGCATGATCGACCGATTCCCGGATACGATCCTGACGCGGGAATGCCCTGCGTCACATTTGACCGCCTCCGGTTTCGTGGTGAATGAAAAGCGGGACAAAGCGCTGATGGTCTATCACAATATCTACCAGAGCTGGTCCTGGACCGGCGGCCATGCGGACGGGGATTGCGACCTGCTCGCGGTGGCCATGCGCGAGGCGAAAGAGGAAACCGGGATCACACGCCTGCGCCCGCTTTGCCGGGAAATCGCCGGGCTGGATGTGCTCGGCGTCACACCGCACAGAAAACATGGCGCGTATATCAGCGCGCACCTGCATCTGACGGCCTCGTTTTTGCTGGAGGCGCCGGAGGATCAGCCGCTGGCTGAGAAACCGGATGAAAACAGTGCGGTCGGATGGATTTTGCTTGCGCAGCTTGCGGAATATGTGACCGAACGGCACATGCTGCCGGTATATCAAAAACTGATGGAGAAACTGAAGAGCCTATGA
- the mutY gene encoding A/G-specific adenine glycosylase: MTDLKEMIDPLTAWYRANKRDLPWRREVTPYRVWISEIMLQQTRVEAVKDYFLRFTAALPDAKALAEIPEQQLLKLWEGLGYYSRARNLQKAAKEIVTEYGGQLPASYEKLIGLPGIGSYTAGAVASIAFGIPVPAVDGNVLRVVSRLTADDADIADPRTKKAMEERLAAIIPASCPGDFNQAIMELGATVCVPNGPPDCARCPLSSGCEAFRRGIQTTLPVKAAAKPRKIQPRTILALVRDGRIAIRRRPARGLLAGLWELPGVDETLDQSGVIAKAREWGFEPLRAEQLPDAKHIFTHIEWRMTGWRITVAEDCESAGLVWVDPERLTEDYPLPSAFSAYLQPFLEKYGG; this comes from the coding sequence ATGACGGATCTGAAAGAGATGATTGACCCGCTTACCGCCTGGTACCGGGCGAATAAACGGGACCTGCCCTGGCGGCGGGAAGTGACGCCTTACCGCGTATGGATTTCGGAGATCATGCTCCAACAGACCCGCGTGGAGGCGGTAAAGGACTATTTTCTGCGTTTTACAGCGGCACTGCCGGATGCGAAGGCGCTTGCGGAAATTCCGGAACAGCAGCTGCTGAAGCTGTGGGAGGGGCTCGGCTATTACAGCCGCGCCCGCAACCTGCAAAAGGCGGCAAAAGAGATTGTGACGGAATATGGCGGACAGCTGCCCGCTTCTTATGAAAAACTGATCGGTCTGCCGGGGATTGGATCGTATACGGCGGGCGCGGTCGCCTCGATCGCGTTCGGCATCCCGGTGCCGGCGGTGGATGGAAACGTCCTGCGGGTGGTTTCACGGCTGACTGCGGATGACGCCGACATTGCAGACCCCAGGACGAAAAAGGCAATGGAGGAGCGGCTTGCGGCCATTATACCCGCAAGCTGCCCCGGGGATTTCAACCAGGCGATCATGGAACTGGGCGCGACCGTTTGTGTCCCGAATGGCCCGCCGGACTGTGCGCGGTGTCCGCTTTCCAGCGGGTGTGAAGCATTCCGGCGCGGTATCCAGACCACACTGCCGGTCAAAGCGGCGGCAAAGCCGCGCAAAATCCAGCCGCGCACCATTCTGGCGCTGGTACGGGACGGGCGGATCGCCATCCGACGACGCCCGGCGCGCGGACTGCTGGCTGGGCTGTGGGAGCTGCCCGGTGTGGATGAAACGCTCGATCAGTCCGGCGTGATTGCAAAGGCGCGGGAATGGGGATTTGAGCCGCTGCGCGCTGAACAGCTTCCGGATGCAAAACACATTTTCACGCACATCGAATGGCGGATGACCGGATGGCGGATCACCGTCGCGGAGGACTGCGAATCCGCGGGGCTGGTGTGGGTAGATCCGGAGCGCCTGACGGAAGACTATCCGCTTCCGTCCGCGTTTTCTGCCTATCTGCAACCATTTCTGGAAAAGTATGGCGGATAG